A stretch of Alkalicella caledoniensis DNA encodes these proteins:
- a CDS encoding aldo/keto reductase, with protein sequence MVKSINDSTVLHNGVKMPWLGLGVWKVKDEEEIDLSVKAAIRAGYRSIDTAAAYKNEAGVGKAIAESGVDREELFITTKVWNADQGYESTLKAFDASLEKLGLDYIDLYLIHWPVADKYKETWRALEKLYKDKKVRAIGVSNFHMHHLQDLMADCEVIPMVNQVEFHPLLTQKELRFFCNENGIQMEAWSPLMQGNLDHPVLAQIGGKYGKTVAQVILRWDLQNGVVTIPKSVKEHRIQENMDIFDFELTEQEMESIESLNENKRFGPDPDNFDF encoded by the coding sequence ATGGTAAAAAGCATTAATGATTCTACAGTCCTACACAATGGAGTTAAGATGCCTTGGCTTGGTTTAGGTGTATGGAAAGTTAAGGATGAAGAAGAAATCGATTTATCTGTAAAGGCTGCTATCAGGGCAGGTTATAGAAGTATTGACACAGCCGCTGCATACAAAAATGAAGCAGGTGTAGGTAAAGCTATTGCAGAAAGTGGAGTTGACAGAGAAGAACTTTTTATTACTACAAAGGTCTGGAATGCAGATCAAGGGTATGAATCAACACTTAAAGCTTTCGATGCTAGTTTAGAAAAACTAGGTCTAGATTATATAGACCTTTACTTAATTCACTGGCCAGTGGCTGATAAATATAAAGAAACCTGGAGAGCCTTAGAAAAGCTATATAAAGATAAAAAAGTTCGTGCCATAGGGGTTAGTAACTTCCATATGCATCACTTACAAGACTTAATGGCTGACTGTGAAGTTATACCCATGGTAAATCAAGTGGAGTTTCACCCACTACTTACCCAAAAGGAACTGAGGTTTTTTTGCAATGAAAATGGAATTCAAATGGAGGCTTGGAGTCCATTAATGCAGGGGAATTTGGATCATCCTGTCCTAGCTCAAATAGGTGGAAAATATGGTAAAACAGTAGCACAAGTAATCCTGCGTTGGGACTTGCAAAATGGTGTTGTGACTATTCCTAAATCTGTTAAGGAACATAGAATTCAGGAGAATATGGATATATTTGATTTTGAACTAACAGAGCAGGAGATGGAGAGTATAGAAAGCCTAAATGAGAATAAAAGATTCGGTCCAGACCCTGACAATTTTGATTTTTAA